A section of the Scomber scombrus chromosome 24, fScoSco1.1, whole genome shotgun sequence genome encodes:
- the LOC134006572 gene encoding rho GTPase-activating protein 20-like, with translation MSPQQQQDSLSRGAQQENRRRMKSQSYRRQSAPSMVITKALNRSKTLSRENFLLPVCPETCPLVQSFLTSPDRSFLLHGHAQLKTGMQTQDRHLFMFNDILVIAKAKSANHFKQKAQVCVCEMWTAHCMEEVCEGSTNQERSFVMGWPTYNCVATFSSTEQKEKWLSLLKSRIKEEKENEEPKTIPLRVYGKGINTFAVTKTLPVSNSDSTNEVVRLALQQFGVIGNVKDYQLWVISKRDNTPYPLIGHEYPFSIQMSHVRNTSSQGGGGDAAASPADRQKAMQVEQLQVYKQCQFILKPRPVETLQHVFAGEIICSVITPQLTDFPQKSFKRRRSLITWAFWRGSSPHLNELSLAGNARGCLFNHPLSSVCLEDALPKPVMDMLTFLYNEGPWTRGIFRRPAGARAVRELRETLDAGVFQLPLTRDHVFIIAGVFKDFLRSIPGSLLCSELHEEWMDVLDEEDEEEEQVQDVKRTICRLPKHNSLLLRYLLAMLQGIESHAQENQMTSFNLAVCIAPSMLWPPGEPCSPEVEGEGAKKVCELVKFMIEHCEQIVGEDPSSLFGGPPQRLNTEEMESGMIYISEHTIYCVDELKSLVHVLFVSSSSPLLSCVSSLCSTDPWIYHLTDSSYDELDNSSGGSPGFCNRRRVPSKPLQGSYDSILTFSDYDQDNDPDRRHAKTMLSPLGRSRGPDPDISSPDLTTDNSSMDRLSLDGRHRPRRRSEPAIAYLSKLQPRISRTADEDNDGEDVSGKPGSHTDFRGRDRRGGGEYGLNLLRGRSADLEASCSSLSSDPISPAPTRSSLDSLDSLYSDQAGATGRGLNPPKTHVPSSSFSVSSALTSAGLTDSQPKESVNRGTLKGCRGLHPNSWLKKDRRLSLTQQDNLEKEKEKEEEDKTGGGSADKTTTLGKLILEKGKTAERGAEKIFGNQLKPKTCKASKDTGGGNARGRPRKEPTKPRLLKKDNGSPPSHHRSTGSLHFPKSPWFLSPDSPLTVRQLSGGDVTNQRGASEDDVNDVKQPSPSPSLFYKQSGPSLSLFKRQKSAEETRDAKIYQRRGSEPAQRVVDRAATHTRARLPSDPGLKVPEMDSQGGTSESRFCLSPYATKAVRDYFSSHPSSNPQSSQKVALAVVESRKEWLRRCSDPKAEPDFDQLLFAEESYV, from the exons ATGTCTCCACAGCAGCAACAGGACAGCCTCAGCCGGGGCGCACAGCAAGAAAACAGACGG aGGATGAAGTCTCAGAGTTATCGGCGTCAGTCCGCCCCGTCAATGGTCATCACAAAGGCTCTCAACAGGTCCAAGACTCTCTCCAG GGAgaacttcctgcttcctgtgtGTCCAGAGACCTGCCCATTGGTCCAGTCCTTCCTGACCAGCCCTGATAGGTCCTTTCTTCTCCACGGACACGCTCAGCTGAAGACGGGGATGCAGACTCAGGACAGACACCTCTTCATGTTCAACGACATACTGGTCATTGCCAAAGCCAa gtCAGCCAACCACTTCAAGCAGAaggctcaggtgtgtgtgtgcgagatgTGGACGGCACACTGCATGGAGGAGGTGTGCGAGGGAAGCACAAACCAGGAGAGAAGCTTCGTCATGGGATGGCCCACCTACAACTGTGTCGCTACGTttag CTCAACAGAACAGAAGGAGAAATGGCTCTCTCTCCTCAAAAG TCGCAttaaagaagagaaggagaatgaAGAGCCTAAAACTATTCCTCTCAGAGTGTACGGGAAGGGAATCAATACATTTGCTGTT ACCAAGACGCTTCCTGTCAGCAACTCAGATTCAACCAATGAGGTGGTCCGACTGGCTCTGCAGCAGTTTGGCGTCATA GGGAACGTGAAAGATTACCAGCTGTGGGTCATCTCCAAGAGGGACAACACTCCCTATCCTCTCATCG GTCACGAGTATCCCTTCAGCATCCAGATGAGTCACGTGAGGAACACGTCGTCTCAGGGAGGCGGAGGGGACGCGGCAGCTTCGCCAGCGGACAGGCAGAAGGCCATGCAGGTGGAGCAGCTGCAGGTGTACAAGCAGTGTCAGTTCATCCTGAAGCCCCGCCCCGTCGAGACGCTCCAACACGTGTTTGCAGGTGAGATCATCTGCTCAGTCATCACACCTCAACTCACAG ATTTCCCTCAGAAGTCGTTTAAAAGGCGGCGTTCACTCATCACCTGGGCCTTCTGGAGAGGATCCTCCCCTCACCTCAACGAGCTGTCCCTCGCCGGCAACGCTCGTGGCTGCTTGTTCAACCATCCGCTCAGCAGTGTGTGTCTGGAGGACGCTCTGCCAAAGCCAGTGATG GACATGCTGACGTTTCTGTACAACGAGGGACCCTGGACTCGGGGGATCTTCCGGCGGCCTGCGGGGGCTCGGGCAGTCAGGGAGCTGAGGGAGACTCTGGACGCCGGAGTGTTTCAGCTTCCTCTGACACGAGACCACGTCTTCATCATAGCTGGAGTGTTTAag GACTTCCTGCGCAGCATCCCGGGCAGCTTGTTGTGCTCTGAGCTGCATGAAGAATGGATGGATGTGCTggatgaagaagatgaggaggaagaacagGTGCAGGACGTAAAAAG GACGATTTGTCGGCTGCCCAAACACAACAGCCTGTTGCTGCGCTACCTGTTGGCCATGCTGCAGGGCATCGAGAGCCACGCCCAGGAGAATCAGATGACCAGTTTTAATTTAGCCGTGTGCATCGCTCCCAGCATGCTCTGGCCTCCCGGAGAACCTTGCAGCCCCGAAGTGGAGGGCGAAGGTGCAAAGAAG gttTGTGAGTTGGTGAAGTTCATGATTGAACACTGTGAGCAGATTGTGGGAGAGgacccctcctctctgtttgGAGGACCGCCACAAAGACTCAACACTGAGGAGATGGAATCAGGTATGATATATATCTCT GAGCATACCATATATTGTGTAGATGAATTGAAGTCCTTagtacatgttttatttgtgtcatCCTCTTCTCCTTTGTTGTCCTGCGTGTCCTCCCTCTGCTCCACAGATCCCTGGATTTACCATCTGACCGACTCGTCCTACGACGAGTTGGACAACAGCAGCGGAGGCTCACCGGGATTCTGCAACAGGAGACGCGTTCCATCCAAACCTCTACAAGGCAGCTACGACTCCATCCTCACCTTCAGTGACTACGACCAAGACAACGACCCAGACAGACGCCACGCCAAAACTATGTTAAGCCCGCTGGGGAGAAGCAGGGGACCGGACCCAGACATCTCCAGTCCAGACTTAACCACAGACAACTCCAGCATGGATCGCCTGTCCCTGGACGGTCGGCACAGACCGCGGCGGCGCTCAGAGCCGGCCATAGCGTACTTGAGCAAGCTTCAGCCGCGTATTTCAAGAACAGCCGACGAGGATAACGACGGCGAAGACGTTTCCGGTAAGCCCGGCAGTCACACGGACTTCAGAGGTCGGGACAGGAGAGGCGGAGGCGAGTATGGGTTAAACCTGCTCAGAGGGAGGTCAGCAGATCTGGAGGCAAGCTGCTCCAGCCTCTCCTCTGACCCCATCTCCCCCGCACCCACCCGCTCCTCCCTGGACTCCCTGGACTCCCTCTACAGCGACCAAGCCGGGGCAACCGGGCGAGGGCTTAACCCACCTAAGACACATGTGCCCTCATCATCCTTCTCTGTAAGCTCCGCTCTGACCTCCGCTGGACTCACAGACTCTCAACCTAAAGAATCAGTCAACCGGGGGACGTTAAAAGGCTGCAGGGGCCTCCACCCAAACTCCTGGCTGAAGAAAGACCGCAGACTGTCACTAACACAGCAAGACAActtggagaaggagaaggagaaagaggaagaggacaagACCGGG GGAGGATCCGCTGACAAGACGACTACGCTTGGAAAACTTATCctagaaaaaggaaaaactgctGAAAGGGGAGCAGAAAAAATCTTTGGCAACCAACTCAAGCCTAAAACCTGCAAAGCCTCAAAAGATACAGGAGGGGGTAACGCGAGGGGGAGACCTCGCAAAGAACCCACCAAGCCCCGCCTACTTAAGAAGGATAACGGCAgccccccctcccaccaccGTTCTACCGGGAGCCTACATTTTCCCAAATCCCCCTGGTTCCTGTCCCCAGACTCTCCCCTGACTGTCAGGCAGCTGAGCGGGGGTGACGTCACCAACCAGAGGGGTGCATCAGAGGATGACGTGAACGACGTGAAGCAGCCGTCTCCGTCTCCGTCTCTGTTCTACAAGCAGAGCGgcccttctctgtctctgttcaaaCGACAGAAGTCGGCAGAAGAGACGCGCGACGCCAAGATCTACCAGCGGAGGGGGTCTGAACCCGCACAGCGGGTGGTGGACCGGGCCGCCACCCACACCCGGGCCAGGCTGCCCAGCGACCCGGGACTGAAGGTACCTGAGATGGATTCACAGGGAGGGACGTCAGAGTCTCGTTTCTGCCTCTCCCCCTACGCCACCAAAGCCGTGAGGGACTACTTCTCCTCTCACCCCAGCAGCAACCCCCAGAGCAGCCAGAAGGTGGCGCTGGCTGTGGTGGAGAGTCGCAAGGAGTGGCTGAGGAGATGCAGCGACCCCAAAGCAGAGCCAGACTTTGACCAGCTCCTGTTTGCTGAAGAATCCTACGTGTGA
- the fdx1 gene encoding adrenodoxin, protein MALVTALKRLAHVRFGHYSLRTATAASGSYRTVQRSLTIGTQPLRSDNKVTVHFFNRDGEKITVKGPPGDSLLDVVINEDLDFDGFGACEGTLACSTCHLVFDEEVYKKLGPITDEEMDMLDLAYGLTDTSRLGCQICLTKSLEGMEVRVPESVADIRQSKDGSS, encoded by the exons ATGGCTCTGGTCACAGCGTTAAAGAGATTAGCTCATGTTAGGTTTGGACACTACTCGCTGAGGACGGCGACAGCAGCGTCTGGTTCCTACCGGACTGTCCAGAGGAGCCTCACTATCGGTACACAACCTCTGAG gtcaGACAACAAGGTGACGGTCCACTTCTTCAACAGAGACGGGGAGAAGATAACAGTGAAGGGCCCACCTGGAGACTCGCTGCTAGATGTTGTCATTAATGAAGACCTCGACTTTGATGGCTTTg GAGCGTGTGAGGGAACCCTGGCGTGCTCCACATGCCATCTGGTCTTTGACGAAGAAGTCTACAAGAAGTTGGGTCCAATTACAGACGAGGAGATGGACATGCTAGATTTAGCCTACGGCCTGACTGACAC ATCTAGACTGGGTTGCCAGATCTGTCTGACCAAGTCTCTGGAGGGCATGGAGGTCCGGGTTCCAGAGAGCGTAGCCGACATCCGACAGAGCAAAGACGGATCTTCTTAA
- the LOC134006573 gene encoding uncharacterized protein LOC134006573 produces the protein MFKLVLLFLTLSGLQALPIAAPKSLKRPSFYQFPDGFRQGTQPSRKFIVDLNTGLVQEHISEMDRRTGFIQPSHGNGPQEMDYKQLLRNEVPVDVPAQKNGGGWVRVEEEPSAPHLPDGFRQGTERSVSIPDGFRQGTERFMSIPDGFRQGTERSVSIPDGFRQGTERFMSIPDGFRQGTERSMSIPNGFRQGTEMSYFVPDGFRQGTKPSRSIPDGFRQGTKPSRSIPDGFRQGTKPSRSIPDGFRQGTERSVSIPDGFRQGTERFMSIPDGFRQGTERSVSIPDGFRQGTERFMSIPDGFRQGTERFMSIPDGFRQGTETSYFVPDGFRQGTKPSRSFPDGFRQGTKHSMSIPDGFRQGTERFMPIPDGFRQGTQRSMSIPDGFRQGTERFMSIPDGFRQGTERSMSIPDGFRQGTERSMSIPNGFRQGTEPFMSKQGTKPSASRLQRRNVKCKGEIIDGNCYKFNPVPLAFHEARASCRAITPNADLASVTSGDLHSRLVSIVTNGGNRSPPMTWLGGTVKNQKASWIDGSEWSYSDWMPGHPNIHTDKPVCVEMFMLDETWWTAADCELKRASICSYPVAA, from the exons ATGTTCAAGTTAGTGCTGCTGTTCCTGACCCTGTCAG GCCTCCAAGCCCTTCCGATTGCAGCCCCTAAAAGTTTGAAAAGGCCATCTTTCTATCAGTTTCCCGATGGCTTCCGACAGGGTACCCAACCCTCCAGGAAATTCATTGTGGATCTTAACACTGGCCTGGTGCAAGAACACATCAGTGAGATGGACAGGAGGACTG GTTTCATCCAACCCTCTCATGGAAATGGACCTCAAGAGATGGACTACAAACAGCTGCTGAGAAATGAGG TCCCTGTTGATGTGCCAGCCCAGAAGAATGGGGGTGGTTGGGTTCGTGTGGAGGAGGAACCCTCTGCTCCTCATCTTCCAGATGGTTTCAGACAGGGAACCGAACGCTCTGTGTCTATCCCAGATGGTTTCAGACAGGGAACCGAACGCTTCATGTCTATCCCAGATGGTTTCAGACAGGGAACCGAACGCTCTGTGTCTATCCCAGATGGTTTCAGACAGGGAACCGAACGCTTCATGTCTATCCCAGATGGTTTCAGACAGGGAACAGAACGCTCTATGTCTATCCCAAATGGTTTTAGACAGGGAACTGAAATGTCTTACTTTGTCCCAGATGGTTTCAGACAGGGAACCAAACCGTCTAGGTCTATCCCAGATGGTTTCAGACAGGGAACCAAACCGTCTAGGTCTATCCCAGATGGTTTCAGACAGGGAACCAAACCGTCCAGGTCTATCCCAGATGGCTTCAGACAGGGAACCGAACGCTCTGTGTCTATCCCAGATGGTTTCAGACAGGGAACCGAACGCTTCATGTCTATCCCAGATGGTTTCAGACAGGGAACCGAACGCTCTGTGTCTATCCCAGATGGTTTCAGACAGGGAACCGAACGCTTCATGTCTATCCCGGATGGTTTCAGACAGGGAACCGAACGCTTTATGTCTATCCCAGATGGTTTCAGACAGGGAACTGAAACGTCTTACTTTGTCCCAGATGGTTTCAGACAGGGAACCAAACCGTCTAGGTCTTTCCCAGATGGTTTCAGACAGGGAACCAAACACTCTATGTCTATCCCAGATGGCTTCAGACAGGGAACTGAACGCTTCATGCCTATCCCAGATGGCTTCAGACAGGGAACCCAACGGTCTATGTCTATCCCAGATGGTTTCAGACAGGGAACCGAACGCTTCATGTCTATCCCAGATGGTTTCAGACAGGGAACCGAACGCTCTATGTCTATCCCAGATGGTTTCAGACAGGGAACCGAACGCTCTATGTCTATCCCAAATGGCTTCAGGCAGGGAACCGAACCCTTTATGTCTAAACAGGGAACTAAACCATCCGCCTCCAGGCTCCAAAGACGGAACGTGAAATGTAAGGGGGAGATCATCGACGGAAACTGTTATAAGTTCAACCCCGTGCCTCTGGCCTTCCACGAAGCAAGG GCCTCATGCAGAGCAATCACCCCAAATGCTGACCTTGCGTCTGTAACCAGTGGCGATCTGCATTCTCGCCTGGTTTCCATAGTCACCAATGGTGGCAACCGCAGCCCTCCAATGACATGGCTGGGAGGCACGGTCAAG AACCAGAAGGCATCATGGATAGACGGGTCAGAATGGAGCTACAGCGATTGGATGCCAGGTCACCCCAACATTCACACTGACAAACCTGTCTGTGTGGAGATGTTCATGCTTG ACGAGACCTGGTGGACTGCCGCCGACTGTGAGCTGAAGAGAGCATCCATCTGCTCGTACCCGGTCGCTGCATGA